TCTTCTTCAAGCCGGCGCTGCTGCTCATCCACCCCGAGGGGCACTGGGGTTACGTCGTCTACGTCGTCCTGACCGCGCTCGTGGCGATGCTGCTCTTCGTCGCGGGCACCCAGGGCTGGTGGCTGACCCGCGCCACCTGGCCCGAACGCATCGGGCTGCTGCTCGCCTCCTTCCTGCTCTTCACCACCCAGCGGATGCTGCACGCCATCGGCATCGACACGCTGGCCAACCTGCCCGACTTCCTGCGCAACACCCTGGGCATGCACGTCCTCGACGGTTTCCCCGACCTGGCCTACGCCATCATCGCCGCCATCTTGATCGCCGCCGTCTTCCTGAGCCAGCGGGCGCGGATCCGCCGCGAACCCCAGCCGGCCTGAGGCCCGAAGCCGCCGGGAGCGCCCCCTTGGGGGCGCTCATCTTTTCTGGCTAGGATGGGCCCATGGGGCTGCACACGCTGCACCTCGCCACACCCGAGCTGGAGGCCGACCTGGGCTTCTTCCAGGTCCTCGGGTACGCGCTTTGCGAACTGGAGGAGCCGCACGCGCGGCTGATCCCCGGTTCGGGTCCGGAGCTGCAGCTCGAAAGCGTAGGGGGCGGCGCCGCCCTCGTGCCCGTCTTCGACGGCCTGGGGCCGCGGGAGGACCTCGAGGGCAACCCCCTGCGGTACGCGCCCCCGCCGCGGGGCGCCGTCTCCCGGGGCCAGGCCCGGGTCTGGGGCCCGGTTCTGCCCGTCGTGGACCTGCCCAGCAGCCTCGCCTGGTACGAACGGCATCTGGGCCTCGCCGAGGTCTTCTCCGAGGCCGACACCGGCTGGGCGGAACTGGAGCATCCCGAGGGCGGCCGGGTCGTCCTGGCCTTCGCCCCCGACCTCGACACCCCGGCGATGCTGGCCCTCGGGGTCCGCGACGCGGCCGCCGAGGTGGAGCGCCTGCGGGAGCACGACCTCCTCCCCGTCTGGACGCGCAGCGTCCCTTGGGGGCGCATGGCCGCCTACGCCGCGCCCGGAGGGCTGCCGGTGCTGCTGCTGGAGGCTAGTAGTAGTAGCGGTTGAGCTTGCGCAGGTGTTCGTTGAAGGTGCTGCTCAGGTAGAGCCGGCCCCCGGCATGGAAGAAGTAGAAGTAGGGCAGGCCGTTGGCGTCGGTGCGCTGGGGGTTCAGGACGGCGAGCAACGCCTCCAGGCCGGGGTTGTCGATCGGCCCCGGGGGGAGCCCGGGGTGTTTGTAAGTGTTGTAGGGCGAATCGACGTCGAAGTCCCCCGCGTAGCGGTCGAGCTCGGGCAGCTTCTTGCCCAGCGCGTAGGCCACCGTCGGGTCGGACTGCAGGGGCATCCCGGCGTCCAGCCGGTTGAGGAAGACCCCGGCGATGGCGGGCATCTCCTCGGCGCCGCCCGCCTCGGCCTGAACGATGGAGGCCAGCGTCACCCAGCCGTGAATGCTGAGCTTCAGGGCCTCCGCGGCGCGGACGCGCTCGGGGGTGACCTCGCGGTCGAAGCGGCGCAGCATCACGGTGACGACCACCGCGGGATCCGCCCCCTTCGGCAGGTCGTAGGTGTCGGGAAAGAGGTAGCCCTCGAGCGTCGGCCCCTCGACGTAGGCGGGGGTCCACTCGGCGGGGGGGTTGCGGACGATCGACAGGAAGCCCGCCCCGTCGAAACCCGCCGCTTCAAGGCGTTCGGCGTAGTCGACGGCGCGCCAACCCTCGGGAAAGACGAGCCGCACCATCACCGGTGCACGGCCGCCGGTGAGGTCTTCGACCAGCCGCGGCACGCCCCGGCCCTCGAGCTTGTAGTAACCGCTCTGCAGGCGGGCGGCCGCCCCCTTCCAGCGGGCGTAGAGGGCGAAGGCGCGCCCGGAGCGGACCAACCCGTTGCTTTCGAGGATGCGGCCCACGGCCTGGGCGCCCGCCCCCTCGGGGATCTCGACGATGGCGCTGGCCCCGGTGGGCCCCAGCAGCCAGCCGATCCAGGCCGCGGCGCCGACGGCGAGCAGCAGCCCCGAAGCGGCGAGCGCCCAGGGCCAGATCCGGCGCTTGCGGGGGCGCGGCGGGGTCTCGGAGCTCACGCGTTCCTCTCGAGGTAGGTCTCGAGGATGGCCACGGCCGCGGCTTCGTCGAGCCGTCCCTTCTGCTGGCGCTTCTTCCGGGGCAGGTGGGCCAGCGCCTGGGCGGCGACGCGGGTGGTGAAGCGCTCGTCGACGAAGCGCACCTCCAGCCCCGCGGCCTCGAGCGCCGCGGCGAAGGCGCGCACCTTGGCGGCCTGCGCCCCCTCCTCGCCCCCGGTGCGCCGGGGCAGCCCCACGACGACGCGCCCGGCCTCCTCACGGCGGGCCAGCTCGCACACCCGGGCCACGTCGTCTTCGAGGTCCCGGCGCTCGATCCAGCCGCGTCCGAAGGCGAGCGGCCGCCCCTCCTCGGCCACGGCCACGCCGATGCGCGCATCCCCCACGTCGAGCCCGAGCACCTTCACGCCCCCATGCTAGCAAACGCCGACACCCCCGTTTTGGGGCCCTCATTCGGGGGTACCGCCGCGGCGCTTTGG
This genomic stretch from Oceanithermus profundus DSM 14977 harbors:
- a CDS encoding VOC family protein, which codes for MGLHTLHLATPELEADLGFFQVLGYALCELEEPHARLIPGSGPELQLESVGGGAALVPVFDGLGPREDLEGNPLRYAPPPRGAVSRGQARVWGPVLPVVDLPSSLAWYERHLGLAEVFSEADTGWAELEHPEGGRVVLAFAPDLDTPAMLALGVRDAAAEVERLREHDLLPVWTRSVPWGRMAAYAAPGGLPVLLLEASSSSG
- the mltG gene encoding endolytic transglycosylase MltG — translated: MSSETPPRPRKRRIWPWALAASGLLLAVGAAAWIGWLLGPTGASAIVEIPEGAGAQAVGRILESNGLVRSGRAFALYARWKGAAARLQSGYYKLEGRGVPRLVEDLTGGRAPVMVRLVFPEGWRAVDYAERLEAAGFDGAGFLSIVRNPPAEWTPAYVEGPTLEGYLFPDTYDLPKGADPAVVVTVMLRRFDREVTPERVRAAEALKLSIHGWVTLASIVQAEAGGAEEMPAIAGVFLNRLDAGMPLQSDPTVAYALGKKLPELDRYAGDFDVDSPYNTYKHPGLPPGPIDNPGLEALLAVLNPQRTDANGLPYFYFFHAGGRLYLSSTFNEHLRKLNRYYY
- the ruvX gene encoding Holliday junction resolvase RuvX; this translates as MKVLGLDVGDARIGVAVAEEGRPLAFGRGWIERRDLEDDVARVCELARREEAGRVVVGLPRRTGGEEGAQAAKVRAFAAALEAAGLEVRFVDERFTTRVAAQALAHLPRKKRQQKGRLDEAAAVAILETYLERNA